A single window of Camarhynchus parvulus chromosome 9, STF_HiC, whole genome shotgun sequence DNA harbors:
- the LOC115907154 gene encoding G-protein coupled receptor 35-like, giving the protein MNVSNNCSTTNLEPHPHVRLIEFALYSLIFFFGALFNVLAFWVFSCKMKKWTETRVYVMNLVFADFSVICTLPSMVYLLWNKSARGELCQFTETLYFINMLVSIYIISFISIDRYIAIKHPLKARAFRSPSKAALLCGLLWVLVIVSATIQLMHHRHADLCFQTYTLPTALSLLAIFFVFTLPLAILIFCSMEVIRNLKKHLNTNSPEEKSIHKAVHIIYANLIVFMICFLPAFLGLLARFIMESIGATCFLLCVMKNFSSVMRSIATSNCCLDSVCYYFVTREFQEAFLQPKASTQQPEATHPLQIQTC; this is encoded by the coding sequence ATGAATGTGTCCAACAACTGCAGCACCACAAATCTAGAACCTCACCCCCATGTTCGCCTCATTGAGTTTGCTCTGTATagcttaattttcttttttggagcACTATTTAATGTCCTCGCCTTCTGGGTGTTCTCCTGCAAGATGAAGAAGTGGACAGAAACCAGGGTGTATGTAATGAATTTAgtctttgcagatttttctgtcATCTGCACCTTGCCTTCCATGGTTTATTTGCTCTGGAATAAGTCAGCCCGAGGGGAGCTCTGCCAGTTTACAGAGACATTGTATTTTATCAACATGTTAGTGAGCATCTACATCATTTCATTCATCTCCATTGATCGATACATTGCCATAAAGCACCCTTTGAAAGCCAGGGCCTTCAGGTCCCCATCAAAGGCTGCCCTCCTCTGTGGGCTCCTGTGGGTCCTGGTGATAGTCAGTGCCACCATCCAGCTGATGCACCACAGACATGCAGATCTCTGCTTCCAGACCTACACCCTGCCTACTGCTCTCAGCCTGCTGgccattttctttgttttcactcTCCCATTAGCCATCTTGATCTTCTGCTCCATGGAAGTCATCAGGAACCTCAAGAAACATCTGAACACAAATTCACCGGAGGAGAAATCGATCCATAAAGCTGTACACATAATTTATGCAAATCTGATTGTATTTATGATATGTTTCCTGCCAGCCTTCCTCGGGCTGCTCGCCAGGTTCATCATGGAGAGCATTGGAGCTACctgtttcctgctctgtgtcatGAAGAACTTCTCCTCTGTGATGAGGTCCATTGCCACGTCCAACTGCTGCCTCGATAGTGTCTGCTACTACTTTGTCACCAGGGAGTTCCAGGAAGCCTTTCTACAGCCCAAAGCCAGCACTCAACAACCAGAGGCAACCCACCCCTTGCAGATACAGACATGCTAA